A genomic stretch from Neomonachus schauinslandi chromosome 14, ASM220157v2, whole genome shotgun sequence includes:
- the SKA1 gene encoding spindle and kinetochore-associated protein 1, producing MASSDLEQLCSHINEKIANIKRTLSLRNCGQEPTLKTTLDKIGDEIIVVNELLNKLELEIQYQEQTNHSLKELCESLEEDYKDVEHLKENIPPHLPQVTVSQNFANVSDLDPEEPVKVEEPVPTKKPPKEQRSIKEMLFITSDEFNGIPAYMKSRLTYCQINDVIKEINKAVVSKYKILHQPKKSMSSVARNLYHRFIDEETKDTKGHYFIVEADIKEFTALKADKRFHVILNILRHCRRLSEVRGGGLTRYVIT from the exons ATGGCCTCCTCGGATCTGGAACAATTATGCTCTCATATTAATGAAAAGATTGCCAACATTAAAAGAACTCTGTCACTGAGAAATTGTG GTCAGGAACCTACCTTGAAGACTACATTAGATAAAATAGGAGATGAAATCATTGTAGTAAATGAACTTCTAAATAAATTGGAATTGGAGATTCAATATCAAGAACAAACCAACCATTCACTCAAG gaaCTCTGTGAATCTCTTGAAGAGGATTATAAAGATGTGGAGCATCTCAAAGAAAACATTCCTCCCCATTTGCCTCAAGTAACAGTAAGCCAGAACTT TGCTAATGTGTCAGATCTTGACCCTGAAGAACCAGTCAAAGTTGAGGAACCTGTACCCACAAAGAAGCccccaaaagaacaaagaagtatTAAAGAAATGCTATTTATAACTTCTGATGAATTTAATGGCATTCCAGC gTACATGAAATCTCGCTTAACTTATTGTCAAATTAATGATGTTATTAAAGAAATCAACAAGGCGGTGGTTAGTAAATATAAGATCCTACATCAACCAAAAAAGTCAATGAGTTCCGTGGCCAGAAATCTCTATCACAGATTTATTGACGAAGAAACAAAGGATACCAAAG GTCATTATTTCATAGTGGAAGCTGACATAAAGGAGTTCACAGCTCTGAAGGCTGACAAGCGCTTTCACGTGATCCTGAATATCTTACGACACTGCCGGAGGCTCTCAGAGGTCCGAGGCGGGGGCCTTACCCGATACGTTATAACCTGA